One genomic segment of Sanyastnella coralliicola includes these proteins:
- a CDS encoding PAS domain-containing hybrid sensor histidine kinase/response regulator has product MRKHFGSLENVPHDLLPFLDVVESSYAHFEENYSLLQHATEVSSRELTEINSELRKQTAQAQLVLDALKFSIKDLSGGNEDLDSEDVLSVIDVLRAEISRRKIAEQQIALSEHKYRGIIENLSLGMIETDNEGHITKVYDQFVEMIGYEADELLGQSAFELFVPKDEQEKFQEQMSNRKEGVAGAYEAKLVRKDGKEIWVIISAAPIVSAEGEVTGSIGLHFDISERKQMEEALITAREDAEAALVARDQFLANISHEIRTPMNAIMGMAGLLGEASLNIEERKYQEAIVTSAKNLLVIINDVLDVSKLNSGKFVLESVRFDLNKTVNDTVKALEQTATVKDIYIKADIDPAINQWRVGDDVRLAQVITNLAGNAIKFTEDGGVTIKITEPSKERLRVEVIDTGVGIAKDKLGSIFEDFTQEDDTVTRKYGGTGLGLSICRQLVDLFGGEIGVDSEKGKGSNFWFEIPLEIGNEVKKVATATIEQLDGVRVLLVEDNEMNRFLARTILKRWGVVLTEAVNGFEAVDALKNDFFDVVLMDLQMPECDGMSATKLIREELRQMVPIIALTANALAGERQRCLDAGMSGYLSKPFAPEALNQTIRHAISNEDLVEIDQESGLSKLREQMNGDFAPFLEVVNDNLKSHEEKIGQAIEAEDWEKLAELAHSVRPTLNIVGASNLAKALAHVEHAVNHERYEMLELQGKELLNRYKELLERIPKE; this is encoded by the coding sequence TTGAGGAAGCATTTCGGGTCGTTGGAGAACGTTCCGCACGACCTGCTGCCTTTCCTTGATGTGGTGGAAAGCTCGTACGCGCACTTTGAAGAGAACTATTCTTTGCTTCAACACGCGACCGAGGTCAGTTCTCGTGAATTGACTGAGATCAACAGCGAGCTGCGTAAACAAACTGCGCAGGCACAGCTGGTGTTGGATGCATTGAAGTTCTCCATCAAAGATCTGAGCGGGGGTAATGAAGACCTCGACAGCGAAGATGTATTGAGCGTAATCGACGTACTGCGTGCTGAGATCAGTAGACGTAAAATTGCGGAGCAGCAGATTGCCCTGAGTGAACATAAGTACCGAGGAATCATTGAAAACCTCTCCCTCGGTATGATTGAAACTGACAACGAAGGTCACATTACCAAGGTATATGACCAGTTCGTTGAAATGATCGGATATGAAGCAGATGAACTCTTAGGTCAAAGTGCCTTTGAGCTATTCGTTCCGAAAGATGAGCAAGAGAAGTTCCAAGAGCAGATGTCAAACCGGAAAGAAGGGGTGGCAGGCGCCTACGAAGCGAAACTTGTTCGGAAAGACGGCAAGGAAATCTGGGTGATTATCTCTGCAGCGCCAATTGTTTCTGCGGAAGGTGAAGTCACGGGTTCTATTGGCCTACACTTTGATATTTCAGAGCGTAAGCAGATGGAAGAAGCCCTCATCACCGCCCGCGAAGATGCTGAAGCTGCACTTGTAGCCCGAGATCAGTTCCTGGCGAATATCAGTCACGAGATTCGTACCCCGATGAATGCCATTATGGGTATGGCTGGCCTCCTTGGTGAAGCTTCCTTGAATATTGAGGAACGCAAGTACCAAGAAGCGATCGTGACTTCAGCTAAGAACCTTCTGGTGATCATTAACGACGTACTCGATGTCTCGAAACTGAACTCTGGTAAGTTCGTTCTGGAATCAGTGCGTTTCGATTTGAATAAGACTGTCAATGACACCGTAAAGGCACTCGAACAGACGGCTACGGTGAAAGACATCTATATCAAAGCGGATATTGACCCTGCCATCAACCAATGGCGTGTGGGAGATGATGTGCGTTTAGCTCAGGTGATTACTAACCTCGCTGGAAATGCCATCAAATTCACTGAAGACGGAGGTGTGACCATCAAGATCACCGAACCGTCTAAAGAACGACTTCGAGTTGAAGTGATTGATACCGGAGTAGGTATCGCCAAAGACAAACTCGGGTCAATTTTCGAAGATTTCACGCAGGAAGATGATACCGTGACGCGTAAATACGGAGGTACCGGACTCGGTCTTTCCATCTGTCGTCAATTGGTTGATCTATTCGGAGGTGAAATCGGCGTTGATTCAGAGAAAGGAAAAGGGTCGAATTTCTGGTTTGAAATTCCACTCGAAATTGGAAATGAGGTCAAGAAAGTGGCGACAGCAACGATAGAGCAATTGGATGGAGTGCGTGTTTTGCTCGTTGAAGACAACGAAATGAATAGATTCCTGGCTCGCACCATTCTGAAGAGATGGGGTGTGGTGCTCACTGAAGCTGTCAATGGTTTCGAAGCGGTTGACGCACTGAAGAATGACTTCTTTGATGTGGTTTTGATGGACCTTCAAATGCCTGAATGTGATGGTATGTCGGCTACCAAGCTGATTCGCGAAGAACTCCGTCAAATGGTGCCAATTATTGCGCTTACTGCCAATGCCCTTGCCGGTGAACGCCAGCGATGCCTTGATGCTGGAATGAGCGGCTATCTTTCAAAACCTTTTGCTCCAGAAGCACTCAATCAGACCATACGCCACGCGATTTCTAATGAAGATTTGGTCGAGATTGATCAAGAGTCTGGGTTGTCAAAACTACGTGAACAAATGAACGGTGATTTTGCACCTTTCCTTGAAGTAGTGAATGACAATTTGAAGTCGCACGAAGAAAAAATTGGCCAAGCCATCGAGGCTGAAGATTGGGAAAAACTCGCTGAACTCGCACATTCAGTGCGCCCAACGCTCAATATTGTAGGTGCTTCCAATCTTGCGAAAGCTCTAGCGCACGTTGAACATGCCGTAAATCACGAGCGTTACGAGATGTTAGAGCTTCAAGGAAAAGAGTTGTTGAATCGTTACAAGGAACTCTTGGAGCGAATTCCAAAAGAGTAA
- the wecB gene encoding non-hydrolyzing UDP-N-acetylglucosamine 2-epimerase, with product MKKIAIVIGTRPNFIKVTQMKKVGTELGIDVSIVHTGQHYDHNMATVFFDQFGLRPDHVLSLNERRPSQQLGENIVALANFFEELQPELVMVVGDVNSTLAGALAAQKAGFPIAHLESGLRSLDRGMPEEINRILTDEITDHFFVTEASGTKHLLAEGKSEAAIHMVGNTMIDTMVAFEDEIDASSILDDLSLTAERYALMTFHRPALVDNEAGLRSLLQLLTEISQFRSIVLPLHPRTKKRMEDFGLWSSFEGLKDIHLIEPIGYFEFQKLIKCAKWVLTDSGGIQEETTFRQLPCITLRPNTERPITIDLGTNVLAEIDEVMGHVKSIEAGTFKSGEVPPMWDGQATRRALEIIHSL from the coding sequence GTGAAGAAGATCGCCATTGTAATTGGAACGCGTCCTAACTTCATCAAGGTGACGCAAATGAAGAAGGTCGGTACTGAATTGGGTATCGACGTCTCTATCGTGCATACAGGTCAGCATTATGACCACAACATGGCTACGGTTTTCTTCGATCAATTCGGTTTGCGACCTGATCACGTATTGTCGCTCAATGAACGTCGCCCTTCACAGCAGTTGGGCGAGAATATCGTTGCCTTGGCGAATTTCTTTGAAGAGCTACAACCTGAATTAGTCATGGTGGTAGGAGATGTGAACTCCACATTGGCTGGTGCCTTAGCCGCTCAGAAGGCAGGTTTTCCGATCGCCCACCTCGAAAGTGGACTGCGTTCCCTCGATAGAGGAATGCCAGAAGAAATCAATCGCATTCTAACTGATGAAATCACTGATCACTTCTTCGTAACTGAGGCCAGCGGTACCAAGCATTTGTTAGCTGAAGGCAAATCAGAAGCCGCCATTCATATGGTGGGTAACACGATGATTGATACCATGGTGGCATTCGAAGATGAGATTGATGCTTCTTCTATTCTTGATGATTTAAGCCTAACGGCGGAACGCTACGCTTTAATGACCTTTCATCGTCCGGCATTGGTTGACAACGAAGCCGGCTTGAGATCATTGCTGCAACTACTCACTGAGATTAGCCAATTCCGTTCGATTGTTTTGCCGCTTCATCCGCGAACGAAAAAGCGCATGGAAGACTTTGGTTTGTGGTCATCATTTGAGGGCTTAAAAGACATTCACCTGATCGAACCCATTGGCTATTTCGAATTCCAGAAATTGATCAAATGTGCCAAATGGGTGCTCACTGATAGCGGCGGCATTCAAGAGGAGACCACCTTCAGACAACTTCCTTGTATTACGCTCAGGCCAAATACCGAAAGGCCAATCACTATTGACCTAGGTACCAATGTCCTTGCGGAGATTGATGAGGTAATGGGTCATGTAAAGTCAATTGAGGCCGGAACTTTCAAATCAGGAGAAGTGCCACCAATGTGGGATGGTCAAGCCACCCGCAGAGCGCTCGAGATTATTCATTCACTGTAA
- a CDS encoding T9SS type A sorting domain-containing protein, whose translation MRKLIFTSLFLLSIPVIGLSQDASLNAMISPNPARNYCEISTSVPVELRVLDMQGKVLIEMGKARHQDVDLTMIPEGIYFVHLIGENQVQTLRLVRSEK comes from the coding sequence ATGCGTAAACTCATTTTCACCAGTCTGTTTTTGCTTTCTATCCCAGTGATTGGATTGAGTCAAGATGCATCATTGAATGCGATGATCTCTCCGAATCCTGCTCGAAACTATTGTGAAATCAGCACTTCTGTGCCGGTAGAACTGCGTGTCTTAGACATGCAAGGAAAGGTACTTATTGAAATGGGAAAAGCACGTCATCAAGACGTGGATCTTACCATGATTCCAGAAGGAATCTACTTTGTACATCTTATCGGTGAGAACCAGGTGCAGACCTTGCGTTTGGTTCGTTCTGAGAAGTAA
- a CDS encoding glycosyltransferase family 117 protein: MPTSTITPSMTYTKINNYTGWGIWLIATLTYLSTIEPTSSFWDCGEFIASAYKLEVGHPPGAPFFMMVARFFSMFVPSEYAATTINVMSALCSSFTILFLFWSITHFARKIASRSGELDSGKTIAIMASGAVGALAYTFSDSFWFSAVEGEVYAMSSLFTAVVFWAILKWESLADRGGELRWIILIAYLMGLSIGVHLLNLLAIPAIAYVYYFKRYKPNLVGILLTGAISIAILGFVQYGIVQGFIKLAAKFELFFVNDLGMGFNTGVIVYALLVLGVIGALIWFSHKKNWRAVNVGALSILVVLIGYSTFAMIVIRSSANPPMDENNPENLFTLLSYLNREQYGDRPLASGQYWNTPTDQEDPYSDGNATWVKSYSVKEQRGTREQRVKSFRWEYEAEKFIAENQGKFFIVEEYVDSGEKKGSIPNYDSRFTTIFPRMYSSQANHEREYKQWSNYKDWNVERVYESPLVEDYRMSREEFAYHIEKDILGAGMDQRNLQRTLTRLFGTYKLKANDIVQVRAANELLIYNDQTREFDQLAVLDDERMLQAVSMYVVDILSENVTVGRTYVERMEETKRRLEQEERMSIMRANATGNQDDYTRALQIRSQLDRMYGELTPSFSENWRFFMDYQVNWMYWRYFMWNFAGKQNDNQGHGSFLDGNWLTGLDFIDEQRIGNRDNLPINAQNNKGLNKFFLFPLILGLIGLIFQLVRSPREFLVVALLFLMTGLAIVIYLNQYPLQPRERDYAYVGSFYAFAMWIGMGVYGLYWAAREMKWKDLGVVAGMSIGAGLVFYTIENISGGDNAFSYCVLYMSGIAVALLAISMLLQTIATSNVVRAAVPAVLCLIVPLVMAADGWDDHSRAKRETGVDFAKNYLDSLEENAIIFTNGDNDTFPLWYVQEVEGYRTDVRIVNLSLLNTDWYVDQMKRKAYKSDPVQIYMEEEKYRQGTRDIVLLEDPANPANPYVDLESAMRTSLDDSKMVDYGEGRGYNYLPSHSFRMEVDSATVVDEGVVGKDEADKIVDAIEWTITDQRGRPKPYILKNHYMVMELIRNNDWKRPIYFAVTTGPDSYVGLQDYFRLEGLAYRLVPIKYPKSQNPNVLGGFAADKMYDLVMNEFQWGNMDDTTGIYMDENNRRMTTNLRLQLTNLAEELMIRSEDDRALNVLNKLLTVTPEKNVEYDRVLLPVAEALINLSGEPDSLRQSNLSAEERAQAKELATELSDRLFTVFESEIEYFLSLDGRYFDQVTEDLSILYQVNARILSEMEREHPDDPLSIELSERLGEIEKAIDRKEQELKDLGTVSF, encoded by the coding sequence TTGCCAACGAGCACCATTACGCCAAGCATGACGTATACCAAGATCAACAACTACACTGGGTGGGGAATATGGCTGATAGCCACGCTCACCTACCTTTCAACGATTGAACCAACTTCCAGCTTCTGGGATTGTGGAGAGTTCATCGCATCTGCATACAAACTTGAAGTAGGTCACCCGCCGGGTGCACCGTTCTTCATGATGGTCGCACGCTTCTTCTCGATGTTCGTGCCATCAGAGTATGCCGCAACAACGATTAACGTGATGAGCGCCTTGTGTTCATCATTCACCATCCTCTTCTTGTTCTGGAGTATCACCCACTTTGCACGCAAAATTGCGAGCAGATCAGGTGAACTAGATAGCGGAAAAACCATCGCTATCATGGCTTCGGGAGCCGTGGGTGCGCTGGCTTATACCTTCAGTGATTCCTTCTGGTTTAGTGCCGTAGAAGGTGAGGTTTACGCCATGTCGTCGCTCTTTACAGCCGTCGTCTTCTGGGCCATTCTGAAATGGGAAAGCCTCGCTGACCGCGGAGGAGAACTGCGTTGGATCATCTTGATTGCCTACCTCATGGGACTATCCATCGGGGTCCACCTCTTGAACCTTCTTGCGATTCCGGCGATAGCCTATGTATACTACTTCAAACGCTACAAGCCGAACCTAGTTGGAATCCTCCTAACAGGAGCTATTTCCATTGCCATCCTTGGTTTCGTCCAATACGGAATCGTCCAAGGATTCATCAAGTTGGCGGCGAAGTTTGAACTCTTCTTCGTGAATGATCTAGGCATGGGCTTCAACACCGGAGTCATCGTGTATGCCCTGCTTGTTCTTGGAGTTATCGGAGCATTGATTTGGTTCTCACACAAGAAGAACTGGCGAGCAGTGAACGTAGGTGCACTGAGTATCCTAGTCGTACTGATTGGGTACTCTACCTTCGCAATGATCGTTATCCGTTCATCGGCCAATCCACCGATGGATGAGAACAACCCAGAAAACCTCTTCACGCTGCTGTCTTACCTCAACCGTGAGCAATATGGTGATCGTCCACTAGCTTCTGGTCAGTACTGGAATACGCCTACAGATCAGGAAGATCCATACAGCGATGGAAATGCGACTTGGGTAAAGAGCTACTCGGTAAAAGAGCAGCGAGGTACACGCGAACAACGAGTGAAATCATTCCGTTGGGAGTACGAAGCAGAAAAGTTTATAGCCGAAAATCAAGGCAAGTTCTTCATCGTAGAGGAATACGTTGATAGTGGTGAGAAGAAAGGGAGTATCCCGAATTACGATAGCCGTTTCACAACGATTTTCCCACGTATGTATAGTTCGCAAGCGAACCACGAACGTGAGTACAAACAATGGAGTAACTACAAAGACTGGAATGTAGAACGCGTTTACGAATCACCGCTGGTAGAAGACTACCGTATGAGCCGTGAGGAGTTCGCTTACCACATTGAAAAAGACATCCTAGGTGCTGGAATGGATCAGCGAAATCTGCAACGCACCTTGACGAGACTCTTCGGTACCTACAAACTGAAAGCAAACGACATCGTTCAGGTCCGCGCAGCGAACGAACTTTTGATCTACAACGATCAAACAAGAGAGTTTGATCAGCTAGCAGTGCTTGATGATGAGCGTATGCTTCAAGCGGTATCGATGTACGTCGTTGATATTCTTTCTGAAAACGTGACCGTAGGACGTACCTATGTGGAGCGTATGGAGGAAACGAAACGCCGCCTAGAACAGGAAGAGCGTATGTCAATCATGCGCGCGAATGCAACGGGCAATCAAGATGATTACACGCGTGCATTGCAGATCCGTTCTCAGTTGGATAGAATGTACGGTGAGCTCACACCAAGCTTCAGTGAAAACTGGCGATTCTTCATGGATTATCAAGTAAACTGGATGTACTGGCGTTACTTCATGTGGAACTTCGCTGGGAAGCAAAATGACAACCAAGGTCATGGTTCATTCCTTGATGGTAACTGGTTGACAGGACTCGATTTCATCGACGAGCAACGCATCGGAAACCGAGATAATCTGCCAATCAATGCGCAGAACAACAAAGGTTTGAACAAGTTCTTCTTGTTCCCATTAATCCTCGGTTTGATTGGATTGATTTTCCAATTGGTGAGATCTCCTCGAGAGTTCTTGGTTGTGGCGCTTCTATTCCTGATGACAGGATTGGCGATTGTGATCTACTTGAACCAGTACCCATTGCAACCACGTGAGCGTGACTACGCCTACGTAGGTTCCTTCTATGCCTTCGCGATGTGGATAGGTATGGGAGTATACGGATTGTACTGGGCTGCTCGCGAGATGAAGTGGAAAGACCTTGGTGTAGTAGCAGGAATGTCGATCGGTGCAGGCTTGGTATTTTACACCATCGAAAACATCTCTGGTGGCGATAACGCATTCTCTTACTGCGTGCTCTACATGAGCGGAATCGCTGTTGCCTTGCTGGCAATATCAATGCTGCTCCAAACCATTGCGACCAGCAATGTCGTCAGGGCGGCTGTTCCGGCAGTCTTATGTTTGATCGTACCGCTAGTGATGGCTGCTGATGGATGGGATGATCACTCGCGTGCCAAACGTGAGACAGGAGTCGATTTTGCGAAGAATTACCTCGATTCCTTAGAGGAAAATGCCATCATCTTTACCAATGGAGATAACGATACCTTCCCACTTTGGTATGTTCAAGAGGTGGAAGGTTACCGAACGGATGTTCGTATCGTCAACTTGAGCCTTCTGAATACCGATTGGTATGTTGACCAAATGAAGCGTAAGGCATACAAGTCTGATCCAGTTCAGATCTACATGGAAGAAGAGAAGTACCGTCAAGGTACCCGTGATATCGTACTCTTGGAAGATCCAGCGAACCCTGCAAACCCATACGTTGATTTGGAAAGCGCAATGCGCACGTCGCTTGATGACAGCAAAATGGTTGATTACGGTGAAGGAAGAGGCTACAATTATCTCCCATCACACAGCTTCCGTATGGAAGTAGATTCAGCGACGGTTGTAGATGAAGGTGTTGTTGGGAAAGATGAAGCAGACAAAATTGTAGACGCTATCGAATGGACCATTACTGACCAGCGCGGACGCCCAAAGCCATACATCTTGAAGAACCACTATATGGTGATGGAGTTGATCCGCAACAACGATTGGAAGCGTCCAATTTACTTCGCGGTAACTACTGGTCCTGACTCATACGTAGGTCTACAAGACTACTTCAGACTAGAAGGGTTGGCTTACCGTTTGGTTCCAATCAAATATCCGAAGAGCCAAAACCCGAACGTTCTTGGTGGATTCGCTGCAGACAAGATGTACGACCTCGTAATGAACGAATTCCAATGGGGTAATATGGATGATACAACGGGCATCTACATGGATGAGAACAACCGTCGTATGACCACTAACCTTCGCCTTCAGTTGACAAACTTGGCGGAAGAGTTGATGATTCGTTCTGAAGATGATCGTGCGTTGAACGTATTGAACAAGCTTCTGACAGTAACGCCAGAAAAGAACGTAGAATATGACCGCGTACTTCTTCCGGTAGCTGAGGCGTTGATCAACCTATCTGGAGAGCCAGATTCGTTGCGTCAGTCGAACCTATCAGCTGAAGAGCGCGCTCAAGCCAAAGAATTGGCTACGGAGTTGAGTGATCGACTATTCACTGTCTTCGAAAGTGAGATTGAATACTTCTTGAGTCTAGACGGACGTTACTTCGACCAGGTAACCGAAGATTTGAGCATTCTCTATCAAGTGAATGCACGAATTCTCAGCGAAATGGAACGAGAGCATCCAGACGACCCATTGAGCATAGAGCTTTCGGAAAGACTCGGTGAAATCGAAAAAGCCATCGACCGAAAAGAACAAGAATTGAAAGACTTAGGAACGGTAAGTTTCTAA
- a CDS encoding phosphoribosylglycinamide formyltransferase — translation MKKRIAIFASGGGSNAARIIDHLKGSQVAEVVHVLSNRKSAGVHAIAETGGIPSMSFNRSALEEGEIASFLTSQNIDLVVLAGFLMKIPDNLLRAFPDRIVNIHPALLPNYGGKGMYGMNVHEAVKAAGEKESGMTIHLVNENYDEGKLLFQAKTAINEGDDASAIAKKVLRLEHRFYPQIVEALCKA, via the coding sequence ATGAAAAAACGCATTGCCATATTCGCTTCCGGTGGAGGAAGTAACGCCGCTCGAATCATTGATCACTTGAAAGGTAGTCAAGTGGCAGAGGTCGTTCATGTACTGTCGAATCGTAAGTCTGCGGGTGTTCACGCTATCGCGGAAACGGGTGGGATTCCATCGATGAGTTTCAATCGTTCAGCTCTTGAAGAAGGTGAGATTGCCTCTTTTTTAACGAGCCAAAACATAGATTTGGTAGTGCTTGCAGGGTTTTTAATGAAAATTCCTGACAATCTACTTAGGGCATTTCCAGACCGCATTGTAAACATTCATCCCGCACTGCTCCCTAATTACGGAGGCAAAGGAATGTATGGAATGAATGTGCATGAAGCAGTGAAAGCAGCCGGAGAAAAAGAATCGGGAATGACGATTCATTTGGTGAATGAGAATTACGACGAAGGCAAGCTGTTGTTTCAGGCAAAAACAGCTATCAACGAAGGCGATGACGCTTCCGCGATAGCGAAAAAAGTATTGCGATTAGAACACCGCTTCTACCCTCAAATTGTGGAAGCCTTATGTAAAGCGTGA
- a CDS encoding FIST signal transduction protein, which translates to MRWSASGGWTTPDGSAPNPQLVLAFGGIDVVFENAHYEHLRSNFPEANIVMASTAGEIDNDEVNDETIIANLLQFDNTEIVAHMLPVDVAPDSRDLGQKLGEQFDTTDLRHVLVISDGSKVNGDQLVAGLNGSLPEGVLVTGGLAADAGRFTKTFVGLNGTPESGNVVVIGFYGSSIKIGHGSMGGWDEFGPIRRITKSEGNVLHELDGKPALEIYKDYLGDKAKDLPGAALLFPLNIYVEGDVTLVRTILSIDDETGTMTFAGDIPEGKEARFMMANFDRLVEGAEKAAQFGLQSIDGESPDFVLMISCVGRKMVLGQRVEDEVEAVCDFFGEKPRYSGFYSNGEITPVNGKVECSLHNQTMTITTYREE; encoded by the coding sequence ATGAGATGGTCGGCATCCGGAGGATGGACGACCCCAGACGGATCAGCTCCAAATCCACAGCTGGTCTTAGCCTTCGGAGGGATTGATGTAGTGTTCGAAAACGCTCATTATGAGCACCTTCGCTCTAATTTCCCAGAGGCAAACATCGTAATGGCTTCCACTGCGGGAGAAATTGACAACGATGAAGTAAACGATGAAACCATCATCGCAAACCTCCTTCAGTTTGACAACACGGAGATCGTAGCGCACATGCTGCCGGTTGATGTTGCTCCTGACAGCCGCGATCTCGGACAAAAACTCGGAGAACAGTTTGATACGACTGACTTGCGTCACGTATTGGTGATTTCTGACGGTTCGAAGGTAAACGGTGATCAGCTGGTAGCTGGTTTGAACGGTAGCCTTCCTGAAGGTGTGCTTGTGACTGGCGGTCTTGCAGCAGATGCAGGTCGATTCACAAAGACTTTCGTTGGTCTAAACGGCACTCCTGAATCAGGAAATGTTGTGGTGATCGGTTTCTATGGAAGCAGCATCAAGATCGGACACGGTTCGATGGGTGGTTGGGACGAATTCGGTCCTATTCGTCGCATTACCAAGTCAGAAGGTAACGTGCTCCATGAACTTGACGGAAAGCCAGCATTGGAGATCTACAAAGACTACCTTGGGGATAAGGCGAAAGACCTCCCAGGAGCAGCGCTTCTATTCCCATTGAACATTTATGTGGAAGGAGATGTCACTCTGGTGCGTACGATTCTGAGTATCGACGATGAAACAGGAACGATGACCTTTGCGGGAGACATTCCTGAAGGAAAAGAAGCTCGCTTCATGATGGCCAACTTCGACCGATTGGTAGAAGGAGCCGAAAAGGCAGCACAATTCGGACTACAATCGATTGATGGTGAAAGCCCTGATTTCGTGCTAATGATTAGCTGTGTAGGACGTAAAATGGTGCTTGGTCAGCGTGTAGAAGACGAAGTGGAAGCAGTATGCGATTTCTTCGGAGAGAAACCACGTTACTCAGGATTCTACAGCAATGGAGAGATTACTCCAGTTAATGGTAAAGTAGAGTGTTCTCTGCACAACCAGACGATGACAATCACGACGTATAGAGAAGAATAA
- a CDS encoding sigma-54-dependent transcriptional regulator yields the protein MAQPFNIFIVEDDLWYGEVLEYLLKLNPEYNVEKFTSGKDCIKNLHKRPSLVTLDYSLDDMTGIEVLRQIKQFDAEIPVVVISGQEDVSTAVNLLREGAYDYIVKDDDAKDRLWNVVKNIREKKDLQAELEGLREEIGARYDFANLIGTSQPIQKVKKLMEKAVNTNITVSINGETGTGKEVVAKGIHYNSTRKKKPFVAVNVAAIPSELIESELFGYEKGAFTGAETARKGKFEEADGGTLFLDEIGEMDPAMQSKLLRAIQEKEITRIGGNATKKVNVRLVVATHKNLSEEVENGNFREDLYYRLLGLPIILPPLRERGNDILMLARFFVDAFSKDNGLGNVEITEEARQKLLKYPFPGNVRELKALMELAAVMSSNGVIESDDITFTSTRGISGLLSEERSLREYTTSIIKHFLDKYDNNVLLVARKLDIGKSTIYRMLKNEEL from the coding sequence ATGGCACAACCATTCAACATATTTATTGTCGAAGACGACCTCTGGTACGGGGAAGTTCTGGAGTATTTGCTCAAGCTGAATCCAGAATACAACGTAGAGAAGTTCACTTCAGGTAAAGACTGTATCAAGAATCTGCACAAACGCCCGTCGTTGGTGACTCTTGATTACTCTCTTGATGACATGACCGGTATTGAAGTACTGCGTCAAATCAAGCAGTTTGATGCAGAAATTCCTGTGGTAGTGATCTCTGGTCAGGAGGATGTCTCGACAGCCGTGAACCTCCTTCGTGAAGGGGCTTATGATTACATCGTGAAAGATGACGACGCAAAAGATCGTCTTTGGAACGTTGTAAAGAATATCCGCGAGAAGAAAGATCTACAAGCCGAGCTTGAAGGACTTCGAGAGGAGATCGGTGCGCGTTATGATTTTGCCAACCTTATTGGTACGAGCCAGCCTATCCAGAAAGTGAAGAAGCTGATGGAGAAAGCGGTGAATACCAACATTACCGTTTCCATCAATGGAGAAACAGGTACAGGTAAAGAAGTTGTTGCCAAGGGAATCCACTACAATTCAACCCGAAAGAAGAAGCCATTTGTTGCGGTTAACGTAGCGGCCATTCCTTCAGAGTTGATCGAAAGTGAACTCTTTGGTTACGAGAAAGGTGCCTTCACCGGTGCTGAAACTGCGCGTAAAGGAAAGTTTGAAGAAGCCGATGGTGGAACACTCTTCCTTGATGAGATTGGTGAGATGGATCCAGCAATGCAGAGTAAACTACTGCGCGCGATCCAAGAAAAAGAGATTACTCGAATTGGTGGGAACGCAACGAAAAAAGTGAATGTTCGCTTGGTCGTTGCAACACACAAAAACCTCTCTGAAGAGGTTGAAAATGGAAATTTCAGGGAAGACCTCTACTACCGTTTATTAGGTCTCCCAATCATCCTTCCTCCGCTCCGAGAGCGAGGAAATGATATTCTCATGCTTGCCCGATTCTTTGTGGATGCATTCAGCAAAGACAACGGATTAGGTAATGTAGAGATCACAGAAGAAGCACGTCAGAAGTTATTGAAGTATCCCTTCCCTGGGAACGTTCGTGAGTTGAAGGCATTGATGGAGCTGGCTGCGGTGATGTCGAGCAATGGAGTCATTGAATCTGACGATATCACATTCACCTCTACCCGAGGAATCTCCGGATTACTTTCCGAAGAGCGTTCCTTGAGAGAGTACACCACGAGTATTATCAAGCACTTTTTAGACAAATACGACAACAACGTTTTGCTCGTTGCTCGGAAGCTAGATATCGGTAAATCCACGATTTATCGAATGCTGAAGAACGAGGAGCTCTGA